A single region of the Nicotiana sylvestris chromosome 6, ASM39365v2, whole genome shotgun sequence genome encodes:
- the LOC104242763 gene encoding casein kinase II subunit beta-3-like isoform X2, which translates to MYKERRGGGGSKAEMGHVVGDRKRLNEALDKHLERSSPSTSTTTVRCANGKDNRFSISKSKDQLRNSAAPPPDNKCSDAESETDSEASDISGSEGEDTSWISWYCGLRGNEFFCEVDDDYIQDDFNLCGLSSLVPYYDYALDLILDVESSHGDMFTEEQNELVESAAEMLYGLIHARYILTTKGLAAMLEKYKNAEFGRCPRVYCCGQPCLPVGQSDIPRQSRVNIYCPRCEDVYTPRSRYHENIDGAYLGTTFPHLFLMTYGHLKPQKISQSYVPRVFGFKVHKP; encoded by the exons ATGTACAAAGAAAGGAGAGGTGGCGGTGGATCGAAGGCGGAGATGGGACATGTAGTAGGTGATAGGAAGAGATTAAATGAAGCGTTGGATAAGCACTTGGAGCGGTCCTCTCCCTCTACCTCCACTACTACTGTTAGGTGTGCTAACGGAAAGGATAATCGCTTTTCCATTTCCAAATCAAAGGACCAGCTCAGGAACTCTGCTGCTCCACCTCCTGATAATAAGTGTTCTGATG CAGAATCTGAAACGGACAGTGAGGCATCAGACATTAGTGGTTCTGAAGGAGAAGACACTTCATGGATCTCATGGTACTGCGGCCTACGTGGGAATGAGTTCTTCTGTGAAGTTGATGATGATTACATCCAAGATGACTTTAACCTGTGCGGTCTAAGCAGCCTTGTTCCGTATTATGACTACGCACTTGATCTGATTCTAGATGTTGAATCTTCTCATG GTGATATGTTTACAGAAGAACAGAATGAACTAGTTGAATCAGCAGCAGAGATGCTTTATGGTCTAATTCATGCTCGCTACATATTGACAACAAAGGGACTCGCTGCCATG TTGGAGAAGTACAAGAATGCTGAGTTTGGGAGATGTCCAAGAGTTTATTGCTGTGGACAACCATGCCTCCCTGTTGGTCAGTCAGACATTCCTCGACAAAGCAGGGTGAATATATACTGTCCTCGATGTGAAGATGTGTATACACCTCGGTCAAGATATCATGAGA ACATTGATGGAGCTTATTTAGGAACTACGTTCCCGCACCTATTCTTGATGACATACGGACACCTCAAGCCACAGAAGATTTCTCAGAGCTATGTTCCCAGAGTGTTTGGTTTCAAGGTCCACAAGCCGTGA
- the LOC104242763 gene encoding casein kinase II subunit beta-3-like isoform X1, which translates to MYKERRGGGGSKAEMGHVVGDRKRLNEALDKHLERSSPSTSTTTVRCANGKDNRFSISKSKDQLRNSAAPPPDNKCSDAESETDSEASDISGSEGEDTSWISWYCGLRGNEFFCEVDDDYIQDDFNLCGLSSLVPYYDYALDLILDVESSHEEQNELVESAAEMLYGLIHARYILTTKGLAAMLEKYKNAEFGRCPRVYCCGQPCLPVGQSDIPRQSRVNIYCPRCEDVYTPRSRYHENIDGAYLGTTFPHLFLMTYGHLKPQKISQSYVPRVFGFKVHKP; encoded by the exons ATGTACAAAGAAAGGAGAGGTGGCGGTGGATCGAAGGCGGAGATGGGACATGTAGTAGGTGATAGGAAGAGATTAAATGAAGCGTTGGATAAGCACTTGGAGCGGTCCTCTCCCTCTACCTCCACTACTACTGTTAGGTGTGCTAACGGAAAGGATAATCGCTTTTCCATTTCCAAATCAAAGGACCAGCTCAGGAACTCTGCTGCTCCACCTCCTGATAATAAGTGTTCTGATG CAGAATCTGAAACGGACAGTGAGGCATCAGACATTAGTGGTTCTGAAGGAGAAGACACTTCATGGATCTCATGGTACTGCGGCCTACGTGGGAATGAGTTCTTCTGTGAAGTTGATGATGATTACATCCAAGATGACTTTAACCTGTGCGGTCTAAGCAGCCTTGTTCCGTATTATGACTACGCACTTGATCTGATTCTAGATGTTGAATCTTCTCATG AAGAACAGAATGAACTAGTTGAATCAGCAGCAGAGATGCTTTATGGTCTAATTCATGCTCGCTACATATTGACAACAAAGGGACTCGCTGCCATG TTGGAGAAGTACAAGAATGCTGAGTTTGGGAGATGTCCAAGAGTTTATTGCTGTGGACAACCATGCCTCCCTGTTGGTCAGTCAGACATTCCTCGACAAAGCAGGGTGAATATATACTGTCCTCGATGTGAAGATGTGTATACACCTCGGTCAAGATATCATGAGA ACATTGATGGAGCTTATTTAGGAACTACGTTCCCGCACCTATTCTTGATGACATACGGACACCTCAAGCCACAGAAGATTTCTCAGAGCTATGTTCCCAGAGTGTTTGGTTTCAAGGTCCACAAGCCGTGA
- the LOC104242763 gene encoding casein kinase II subunit beta-3-like isoform X3, whose protein sequence is MYKERRGGGGSKAEMGHVVGDRKRLNEALDKHLERSSPSTSTTTVRCANGKDNRFSISKSKDQLRNSAAPPPDNKCSDESETDSEASDISGSEGEDTSWISWYCGLRGNEFFCEVDDDYIQDDFNLCGLSSLVPYYDYALDLILDVESSHGDMFTEEQNELVESAAEMLYGLIHARYILTTKGLAAMLEKYKNAEFGRCPRVYCCGQPCLPVGQSDIPRQSRVNIYCPRCEDVYTPRSRYHENIDGAYLGTTFPHLFLMTYGHLKPQKISQSYVPRVFGFKVHKP, encoded by the exons ATGTACAAAGAAAGGAGAGGTGGCGGTGGATCGAAGGCGGAGATGGGACATGTAGTAGGTGATAGGAAGAGATTAAATGAAGCGTTGGATAAGCACTTGGAGCGGTCCTCTCCCTCTACCTCCACTACTACTGTTAGGTGTGCTAACGGAAAGGATAATCGCTTTTCCATTTCCAAATCAAAGGACCAGCTCAGGAACTCTGCTGCTCCACCTCCTGATAATAAGTGTTCTGATG AATCTGAAACGGACAGTGAGGCATCAGACATTAGTGGTTCTGAAGGAGAAGACACTTCATGGATCTCATGGTACTGCGGCCTACGTGGGAATGAGTTCTTCTGTGAAGTTGATGATGATTACATCCAAGATGACTTTAACCTGTGCGGTCTAAGCAGCCTTGTTCCGTATTATGACTACGCACTTGATCTGATTCTAGATGTTGAATCTTCTCATG GTGATATGTTTACAGAAGAACAGAATGAACTAGTTGAATCAGCAGCAGAGATGCTTTATGGTCTAATTCATGCTCGCTACATATTGACAACAAAGGGACTCGCTGCCATG TTGGAGAAGTACAAGAATGCTGAGTTTGGGAGATGTCCAAGAGTTTATTGCTGTGGACAACCATGCCTCCCTGTTGGTCAGTCAGACATTCCTCGACAAAGCAGGGTGAATATATACTGTCCTCGATGTGAAGATGTGTATACACCTCGGTCAAGATATCATGAGA ACATTGATGGAGCTTATTTAGGAACTACGTTCCCGCACCTATTCTTGATGACATACGGACACCTCAAGCCACAGAAGATTTCTCAGAGCTATGTTCCCAGAGTGTTTGGTTTCAAGGTCCACAAGCCGTGA
- the LOC104242763 gene encoding casein kinase II subunit beta-3-like isoform X4, with product MYKERRGGGGSKAEMGHVVGDRKRLNEALDKHLERSSPSTSTTTVRCANGKDNRFSISKSKDQLRNSAAPPPDNKCSDESETDSEASDISGSEGEDTSWISWYCGLRGNEFFCEVDDDYIQDDFNLCGLSSLVPYYDYALDLILDVESSHEEQNELVESAAEMLYGLIHARYILTTKGLAAMLEKYKNAEFGRCPRVYCCGQPCLPVGQSDIPRQSRVNIYCPRCEDVYTPRSRYHENIDGAYLGTTFPHLFLMTYGHLKPQKISQSYVPRVFGFKVHKP from the exons ATGTACAAAGAAAGGAGAGGTGGCGGTGGATCGAAGGCGGAGATGGGACATGTAGTAGGTGATAGGAAGAGATTAAATGAAGCGTTGGATAAGCACTTGGAGCGGTCCTCTCCCTCTACCTCCACTACTACTGTTAGGTGTGCTAACGGAAAGGATAATCGCTTTTCCATTTCCAAATCAAAGGACCAGCTCAGGAACTCTGCTGCTCCACCTCCTGATAATAAGTGTTCTGATG AATCTGAAACGGACAGTGAGGCATCAGACATTAGTGGTTCTGAAGGAGAAGACACTTCATGGATCTCATGGTACTGCGGCCTACGTGGGAATGAGTTCTTCTGTGAAGTTGATGATGATTACATCCAAGATGACTTTAACCTGTGCGGTCTAAGCAGCCTTGTTCCGTATTATGACTACGCACTTGATCTGATTCTAGATGTTGAATCTTCTCATG AAGAACAGAATGAACTAGTTGAATCAGCAGCAGAGATGCTTTATGGTCTAATTCATGCTCGCTACATATTGACAACAAAGGGACTCGCTGCCATG TTGGAGAAGTACAAGAATGCTGAGTTTGGGAGATGTCCAAGAGTTTATTGCTGTGGACAACCATGCCTCCCTGTTGGTCAGTCAGACATTCCTCGACAAAGCAGGGTGAATATATACTGTCCTCGATGTGAAGATGTGTATACACCTCGGTCAAGATATCATGAGA ACATTGATGGAGCTTATTTAGGAACTACGTTCCCGCACCTATTCTTGATGACATACGGACACCTCAAGCCACAGAAGATTTCTCAGAGCTATGTTCCCAGAGTGTTTGGTTTCAAGGTCCACAAGCCGTGA
- the LOC104242764 gene encoding large ribosomal subunit protein eL43, translating to MTKRTKKAGIVGKYGTRYGASLRKQIKKMEVSQHSKYFCEFCGKYAVKRKAVGIWGCKDCGKVKAGGAYTLNTASAVTVRSTIRRLREQTES from the exons ATG ACTAAGAGGACAAAGAAGGCTGGAATAGTTGGGAAGTATG GCACCCGTTATGGTGCTAGTCTGCGGAAGCAGATTAAGAAGATGGAGGTTAGCCAGCATAGCAAGTACTTCTGTGAGTTTTGCGGAAAG TATGCTGTGAAGAGAAAGGCAGTGGGGATATGGGGCTGCAAAGATTGTGGCAAAGTAAAAGCTGGTGGCGCATATACATTGAA CACTGCAAGTGCTGTGACAGTTAGGAGCACAATTCGCAGACTGAGGGAGCAGACTGAGAGTTGA